The following coding sequences lie in one Lelliottia jeotgali genomic window:
- a CDS encoding PhfB, which translates to MRISKLLFLIILSCLFSKSSLAMTCTLVSYWNPVVSIGAMTVQRDAPVGTIIGTVTLTNSTRSVNCSDAGTMSRYRTLTYSGGVLSPLPNIYRTNLTGVGIQTDPSEAYFTNPAQLFQSTNSGAGVLFANHHTIIINVIKTGDIVSGTLAMGEIANEQFDNGSGGRITSESVTMSGGNSITVLACGLSTQTLTFPIGDVFASTFGSTPGTIPSGAQTTQNLGLNCATGANINVTLSGIQNPDVSDNSVLALTGQGSAGVAQGVGVQLLYNGSPLRINSRMVMKQSSGGQESLPLTARYYQTKTAVTTGSANTSATLNLTYQ; encoded by the coding sequence ATGAGAATTTCTAAATTATTATTTCTGATTATATTATCGTGTTTATTCTCTAAGTCTTCACTTGCGATGACCTGCACGTTAGTCAGTTACTGGAATCCCGTCGTCTCTATTGGCGCAATGACCGTTCAGCGTGACGCTCCTGTCGGAACAATTATTGGTACGGTGACATTGACAAATAGTACCCGGTCAGTAAATTGCTCGGACGCGGGAACCATGTCGCGTTATCGCACATTAACTTATTCAGGTGGTGTGCTATCACCTTTGCCGAATATATACAGAACGAATTTAACGGGTGTAGGTATTCAAACTGACCCTTCCGAAGCGTATTTTACAAATCCGGCGCAGCTATTCCAGAGTACCAATAGTGGTGCCGGCGTTCTGTTTGCTAACCATCATACGATTATTATTAATGTCATCAAAACGGGTGATATCGTGTCAGGCACGCTGGCGATGGGAGAAATTGCCAACGAACAGTTTGATAATGGGTCTGGGGGGAGAATAACGTCTGAATCCGTCACTATGTCAGGCGGTAATTCTATCACCGTATTGGCATGTGGTCTGAGCACCCAAACGTTAACATTCCCGATTGGTGATGTATTTGCATCAACATTTGGCAGCACGCCAGGAACAATTCCTTCAGGCGCGCAAACAACGCAAAACCTGGGGCTGAACTGTGCCACAGGCGCCAATATAAACGTCACGCTTTCAGGGATTCAAAACCCTGATGTTTCTGATAACAGTGTTCTGGCTTTAACCGGGCAGGGAAGTGCGGGCGTAGCTCAGGGCGTTGGCGTTCAACTTCTTTATAACGGTTCTCCATTACGAATTAATAGCCGAATGGTGATGAAACAATCATCAGGGGGCCAGGAATCTCTTCCGCTGACGGCCCGTTATTATCAGACCAAAACGGCAGTTACAACGGGTTCGGCCAATACGTCGGCCACGTTGAATTTAACGTACCAGTAA
- a CDS encoding fimbrial protein — translation MNIRKLIIIGCTALSAIMNLSDVKAADPVTISVTGRIIASPCEIKSDSVNINVDLGMNIEASSLQTPGSATGWVPVDVNVINCPSATTKATILFQGTADSLNPNDMYRNTGTATNLAVQLQGVGGEPFGNGKSFTGIIVGNAYSYHLRARAWTQNGNVMPGTISAVVTATFTYQ, via the coding sequence ATGAACATCAGGAAACTGATAATAATCGGCTGTACTGCGCTGAGTGCAATCATGAATTTGTCTGACGTGAAGGCTGCCGACCCGGTGACCATTAGTGTAACGGGGAGAATTATTGCTTCACCTTGTGAGATCAAAAGCGACAGTGTCAATATCAACGTAGATCTTGGTATGAATATCGAGGCTTCATCATTACAGACACCGGGTTCAGCGACTGGATGGGTTCCCGTAGATGTGAATGTGATTAACTGCCCATCTGCCACCACAAAAGCCACCATCTTGTTTCAGGGCACGGCGGATAGCCTCAATCCCAATGACATGTATCGAAATACAGGGACGGCGACAAACCTCGCCGTCCAGCTGCAGGGCGTCGGTGGAGAACCTTTTGGGAATGGGAAAAGTTTTACCGGCATTATCGTAGGCAATGCCTATTCGTATCACCTGCGAGCGCGAGCCTGGACCCAAAATGGCAACGTTATGCCTGGCACGATTAGCGCCGTCGTGACCGCCACCTTTACTTATCAATAA